The Panacibacter microcysteis genome includes a window with the following:
- a CDS encoding aldose 1-epimerase family protein has translation MQYTIENNLVKVIIESKGAELQSLTHKNFEMEYMWSGDPAFWGKKSPVLFPIVGGLKNGSYTYKGQTYQMSRHGFARDMEFEVTWQKPDAIMFTLQSNEQTLQVYPFHFSFSMRYTLDQNDLNVSYIVENKGREEMYFSVGGHPAFKLPLIPGTSYDDYFLQFSRSEALSRWPLSADGLIEQHTKPLLKISDKLPLVKELFHDDALVFKHLLSKHIYIRGNNTTHGIKVHIAGFPFLGIWATKNADFICIEPWCGIADSVNASGNLNEKEGMNKLNPGQVFEKTWSVEVY, from the coding sequence ATGCAATACACAATAGAGAATAACCTGGTTAAAGTAATTATAGAATCAAAAGGTGCAGAACTGCAGAGCCTTACCCACAAAAATTTTGAAATGGAATATATGTGGAGTGGCGACCCAGCTTTCTGGGGCAAGAAAAGCCCGGTATTATTCCCCATTGTAGGCGGTTTAAAAAATGGTAGTTATACATACAAAGGGCAGACTTACCAAATGAGTCGCCATGGCTTTGCAAGAGACATGGAATTTGAAGTAACCTGGCAAAAGCCTGATGCCATAATGTTTACATTGCAAAGTAATGAGCAAACATTACAGGTATATCCATTCCACTTTTCTTTTTCTATGCGGTACACGCTGGATCAAAATGATCTCAACGTGTCTTACATTGTTGAGAATAAAGGCAGGGAAGAAATGTATTTTTCCGTAGGTGGTCATCCCGCATTTAAATTGCCGCTTATACCCGGCACATCGTATGATGACTATTTCCTGCAGTTTAGCCGTTCAGAAGCATTGAGCAGGTGGCCGCTATCAGCAGATGGATTGATTGAGCAACACACCAAACCATTATTGAAAATATCTGATAAATTGCCGCTCGTTAAAGAGCTGTTTCATGATGATGCACTGGTATTTAAACATCTTTTATCAAAACACATTTACATACGTGGCAATAACACAACGCACGGCATAAAAGTGCATATAGCAGGGTTTCCATTTTTAGGCATATGGGCTACGAAAAATGCAGACTTCATCTGTATAGAACCATGGTGTGGTATTGCAGACAGTGTAAACGCATCTGGTAACCTCAATGAAAAAGAAGGCATGAATAAATTAAACCCCGGCCAGGTATTTGAAAAAACATGGAGTGTGGAGGTGTATTAA
- the pdxA gene encoding 4-hydroxythreonine-4-phosphate dehydrogenase PdxA has product MNHEQQKPVVGFTCGDLNGIGLELILKSLADSRITETCVPVIFASNKSVNFYRKVVPDANFSYQSVKDFTRLNPKQINVFNCWEEEVQITPGQLNEVGGKYAWQSLQQGVQSLKEGHIHALVTAPIHKKNIQSEAFNYSGHTPYLKAVFEVEDVAMIMTAENMRVALLTEHVPVNDIAKFVTKENIVAKLKIVHASLQRDFGIDKPKIAVLGLNPHAGDEGLIGNEEETIIKPAIREAKQHNMLVFGPYSADAFFARGHYEKFDAVLAMYHDQGLIPFKSLAVGEGVNYTAGLPVVRTSPDHGTAFDIAGKGKADHLSFLEATYKAIDILHKRLAYDDMRSNPLRKMSNMIVANAQDEVIREDAE; this is encoded by the coding sequence ATGAATCATGAACAGCAAAAGCCTGTGGTTGGGTTTACCTGTGGCGATTTAAATGGCATTGGATTAGAGTTGATTTTAAAAAGTCTTGCAGACAGCAGGATTACAGAAACCTGTGTGCCTGTAATTTTTGCCAGCAATAAAAGTGTGAATTTTTATAGAAAGGTGGTGCCCGACGCCAACTTCAGTTACCAGTCTGTAAAAGATTTTACAAGACTAAACCCTAAACAAATCAATGTGTTTAACTGTTGGGAGGAGGAAGTGCAGATAACACCCGGTCAGTTAAACGAGGTAGGCGGTAAATACGCATGGCAATCTCTGCAGCAAGGGGTGCAATCTTTGAAAGAGGGTCATATACATGCATTGGTAACGGCGCCCATTCATAAAAAGAATATACAATCAGAAGCCTTTAATTACAGTGGGCATACGCCATACCTTAAAGCAGTTTTTGAAGTGGAAGATGTGGCAATGATCATGACTGCCGAAAACATGCGCGTGGCCTTGCTTACAGAACACGTGCCTGTTAATGATATTGCAAAGTTTGTAACAAAAGAAAACATTGTTGCCAAACTAAAAATTGTACATGCAAGCCTGCAAAGAGATTTTGGTATTGATAAACCTAAGATTGCGGTATTGGGTTTAAACCCACATGCCGGCGATGAAGGTCTTATTGGAAACGAAGAAGAAACAATCATAAAACCTGCCATACGCGAGGCAAAGCAACACAACATGCTTGTGTTTGGACCGTATAGCGCAGATGCATTTTTTGCACGCGGCCACTATGAAAAGTTTGATGCAGTATTGGCCATGTACCACGACCAGGGCCTTATACCGTTTAAATCGCTTGCTGTGGGTGAGGGTGTAAATTATACAGCCGGTTTGCCTGTAGTAAGAACAAGCCCGGATCATGGCACGGCATTCGATATTGCAGGTAAAGGAAAGGCCGATCACCTGTCTTTTTTGGAAGCTACCTATAAAGCCATCGACATTCTGCATAAACGTCTTGCTTACGATGATATGCGCAGTAATCCCCTTCGCAAAATGAGTAACATGATTGTTGCAAATGCACAGGATGAAGTAATAAGGGAAGATGCGGAGTAG
- a CDS encoding SMP-30/gluconolactonase/LRE family protein, with translation MKKVCTYTAGILLFTACAENKAGADADTSSTMHDSAVGKIELFDPAANSLVDSNAVIDVIAKGFTWSEGPVWLAGKKMLLFSDVPENKIYQWQEGDTAKLYLTPSGYTGTTKRIGGEDGSNGLALDKQGRLLLCQSGNRHVSRLNSPLDDPKPAFTILAANYNGRKFNSPNDLVQDSKGNIYFTDPIYGLPQKENDSTRELSFEGVYKTDPQGITTLLVDSIQNPNGIALTSDEKILYVASSSATKPGWFAYKLDANGNVVSGGLFLDAAPMRAAATVKQGADGFKLDNNGNIFSSGPDGINIISPAGKRLALIKIFNRPTSNCAFNDAKDELFITADDYVLRVKLHK, from the coding sequence ATGAAAAAAGTTTGTACATACACCGCCGGCATCCTGCTGTTTACAGCCTGCGCAGAAAATAAAGCAGGTGCTGATGCAGACACTTCTTCAACCATGCATGACAGCGCTGTTGGTAAAATAGAGTTATTCGACCCGGCAGCAAACAGCCTGGTAGACAGCAATGCTGTTATTGATGTAATAGCAAAAGGATTTACCTGGAGCGAAGGACCTGTATGGCTGGCCGGCAAAAAGATGCTGCTGTTTTCTGATGTGCCGGAAAACAAAATATACCAGTGGCAAGAAGGAGACACGGCAAAACTGTATTTAACACCTTCCGGTTATACAGGTACTACAAAACGCATTGGTGGCGAAGACGGCTCCAATGGTCTGGCGTTAGACAAGCAGGGCAGGCTTTTACTATGCCAGTCCGGTAACAGGCATGTGTCAAGACTAAATAGCCCGCTCGACGATCCTAAACCAGCTTTCACTATACTGGCAGCTAACTACAATGGCAGGAAGTTCAATAGCCCGAACGACCTGGTGCAGGACTCCAAGGGCAATATTTATTTTACTGACCCTATTTATGGTCTGCCGCAAAAGGAAAACGATTCTACAAGAGAATTATCTTTTGAAGGAGTGTATAAAACAGACCCGCAGGGCATTACTACATTATTGGTAGATTCCATACAAAACCCTAATGGCATAGCACTAACCAGCGATGAAAAGATACTCTATGTTGCAAGCAGCTCTGCTACAAAGCCTGGTTGGTTTGCTTATAAACTTGATGCAAACGGTAATGTTGTAAGCGGTGGTCTTTTCCTCGATGCTGCACCCATGCGTGCAGCAGCCACAGTAAAGCAAGGTGCAGACGGGTTTAAGCTGGATAATAACGGCAACATTTTTAGTTCAGGCCCTGATGGTATTAACATTATTTCACCGGCAGGGAAAAGGCTTGCGCTGATAAAGATATTTAACAGGCCAACTTCCAATTGTGCTTTTAATGATGCCAAAGATGAACTCTTTATTACTGCAGATGATTATGTGCTAAGGGTGAAACTGCATAAATAG